The segment TGTGGCTGGACGAGAACGAGGCCAGGACCCGCAAACCCAGAGTCGTGGTCGCCGGCAAGAACAACACTATCGACGAAATCCTCGAGTGCGAGCTCATCAACCAGGATTTCCAGGCGTAGCACGCAGCATCCCTGAAGGAGGACCCGATGCAGATCGAAGGCAAATACCTTTTCACTTCCGAATCCGTGACCGAAGGCCACCCCGACAAGGTCGCAGACCAGATTTCCGACGCCATCCTGGACGCCATCATCGGCCAGGACCCGAATGCCCGAGTTGCCTGTGAAACGTTGGTCACCACTGGGCTGGCCTTCATCGCCGGTGAGATTTCCACCACCGCTTTCGCCGATTTCCCGGAGATCGTCCGCGAGACCATCAAGGGCATCGGCTACAACAGCTCCGACACCATGGGCTTCGATTGGCAGACCTGCGCGGTCATCTCGTCCATCGACAAGCAGTCCCCCGACATCGCCCAGGGCGTCGACCGCACCAAGCCCGAGGAACAGGGCGCGGGCGACCAGGGCATGATGTTCGGTTTCGCCACCAACGAGACCCCGACGCTCATGCCCACTCCCATCTACTACGCCCACAAGCTGTCCCGCCGCCTGACCTACGTGCGCAAGGAGGGCATTCTCGACTTCCTGCGCCCGGACGGCAAGACCCAGGTCTGCGTGCAGTTCGAAAGCGGCAAGCCCGTGCGCATCGACAACGTCGTCGTCTCCTCGCAGCACGACGAGCACATCGCCTACGCCGACCTCAAGGAAGCCATCCTGCAGGAAGTCATCATGAAGTCCCTGCCCGAGGAGCTCATCGACGACAAGCTCAAGACCTACATCAACCCCACCGGCCGGTTCGTCATCGGCGGCCCCGTGGGCGATTGCGGCCTGACCGGACGCAAGATCATCAACGACACCTACGGCGGCGCGGGCGCGCACGGCGGCGGCGCGTTCTCCGGCAAGGACCCGTCCAAGGTGGACCGCTCCGGCGCATACATGGCCCGCTATGTGGCCAAGAACGTCGTCGCTT is part of the Desulfovibrio sp. Fe33 genome and harbors:
- the metK gene encoding methionine adenosyltransferase, encoding MQIEGKYLFTSESVTEGHPDKVADQISDAILDAIIGQDPNARVACETLVTTGLAFIAGEISTTAFADFPEIVRETIKGIGYNSSDTMGFDWQTCAVISSIDKQSPDIAQGVDRTKPEEQGAGDQGMMFGFATNETPTLMPTPIYYAHKLSRRLTYVRKEGILDFLRPDGKTQVCVQFESGKPVRIDNVVVSSQHDEHIAYADLKEAILQEVIMKSLPEELIDDKLKTYINPTGRFVIGGPVGDCGLTGRKIINDTYGGAGAHGGGAFSGKDPSKVDRSGAYMARYVAKNVVASGLADICEVQIAYAIGVAEPVSVVVSSRGTGQVSDEHLTKAVTEVFDMRPYFIQERLKLRRPIFRKTTNYGHFGRELPEFTWEATDAVDDLRTACKI